In a single window of the Campylobacter fetus subsp. testudinum 03-427 genome:
- the polA gene encoding DNA polymerase I, 5' --> 3' polymerase, 5' --> 3' and 3' --> 5' exonuclease (bifunctional~Pfam matches to PF00476.16 DNA_pol_A, and to PF02739.12 5_3_exonuc_N, and to PF01367.16 5_3_exonuc, and to PF01612.16 DNA_pol_A_exo1), whose amino-acid sequence MKSLTIIDTFGFFFRLYYAMSGLKSQSGKPSGMVHGFANFIYNLKQDFPSDYIVFALDSGGKTFRSQIDPNYKANRVSPPQELKDQLPVCIDMIEKMGLCSLRVEGYEADDIIASFIKNSKDQDLEIRIVTHDKDLYQLIDDRVSIFSPAKKELYNREGCYEKYGVYPEQIRDFLALCGDSADNIPGVKGIGEKGAKKLLDEFGSIENLYENLSQVRNERTKNMLFESKENAFISKRLATLYDELETPNLQNAIFPESNPLLKVIDTLKDYSLSRLLATLKSSDEDKMLSFTPVLLTDENELIRLLEDMNSEIMVSFDTETTSTDAKIAKIVGFSFCFNDQTSYYVPLAHSYLGVESQISMNSAKWAISQIYKGFVIGQNLKYDFRIVANNFGLEPPKNYTDTMILAWLDDPSSSVGMDNLAKKLYNYETIKFESVVKKGEDFSSVDLQSASKYASEDAWITLKFYKTFTNKLEESMLNIAKNVEFPFILTLFDMESNGIRLNLEKLRALISRNDSALRVLTTEIYELCEQRFNINSSKQLGSVLFDYLKLPAKKKTKTGYSTDESVLSDLLDLHPSIEKILEYRELYKLQSTYCEPLLNLAIKDENHRVYTNFIQTGTATGRLSSKNPNLQNIPARGNLAKDMRAVFEPKDGYSLISLDYSQIELRLLAHFSCDPALIEAFKNGEDIHARTAISIFGESNAQNRAIAKSINFGLIYGMGSNKLSNELSIDKKSAKEYIDRYFKAFSTIKEFLDSIKNRAKNDGFVETLIGRKRYFDFGGATPMQLAMFEREAVNTKFQGSAADIIKIAMIKARDLLNDDAKMLLQIHDELIFEVRDEMAPSFAKNVQELMQTVVTLNVPLVANWGMAKNWGDLK is encoded by the coding sequence GTGAAAAGCTTGACGATAATTGATACTTTTGGATTTTTTTTCAGACTTTATTACGCAATGAGTGGTCTTAAAAGTCAGAGCGGCAAACCAAGCGGAATGGTGCATGGATTTGCAAATTTTATTTATAATCTTAAGCAGGATTTTCCGAGTGATTATATAGTTTTTGCTTTAGATAGTGGTGGAAAAACTTTTAGAAGCCAGATCGATCCTAACTACAAAGCAAACCGCGTAAGTCCTCCACAAGAGCTAAAAGATCAGCTTCCAGTATGTATAGATATGATAGAAAAAATGGGGCTTTGCAGTCTTAGAGTAGAAGGCTATGAAGCTGATGACATCATAGCTAGTTTTATAAAAAATAGCAAAGATCAAGATCTAGAAATAAGAATAGTAACTCACGATAAAGATCTTTACCAACTGATAGATGATAGAGTAAGTATATTTAGTCCGGCAAAAAAAGAGCTTTATAATCGTGAAGGTTGCTATGAAAAGTACGGAGTTTATCCTGAGCAGATAAGGGATTTTTTGGCGTTGTGCGGAGATAGCGCAGATAACATTCCAGGGGTTAAAGGTATCGGAGAAAAAGGTGCAAAAAAACTACTTGATGAGTTTGGAAGTATCGAAAATCTGTATGAAAATTTAAGTCAAGTAAGAAATGAGAGAACAAAAAATATGCTTTTTGAGAGCAAAGAAAACGCTTTCATTTCAAAACGCCTAGCAACTTTATATGATGAGCTTGAAACTCCAAATCTCCAAAATGCTATTTTTCCGGAGTCTAATCCTCTGCTAAAAGTCATTGATACACTAAAGGACTATTCACTTAGTCGTCTTTTAGCGACATTGAAATCTAGCGATGAAGATAAAATGTTGAGTTTTACTCCTGTGCTTTTAACAGATGAAAATGAGCTGATAAGACTTTTAGAGGATATGAATAGCGAAATTATGGTTAGTTTTGATACAGAAACTACTTCAACAGATGCTAAAATAGCTAAAATAGTCGGTTTTAGCTTTTGTTTCAATGACCAAACTAGCTATTACGTTCCTTTGGCTCATAGCTACCTTGGAGTTGAATCTCAGATTAGTATGAATAGCGCAAAATGGGCGATATCACAAATTTACAAAGGTTTTGTGATAGGACAAAATTTAAAATACGATTTTAGGATAGTAGCAAATAATTTTGGTTTAGAACCGCCTAAAAACTACACCGATACGATGATATTAGCGTGGTTAGATGATCCAAGTAGTAGCGTCGGTATGGATAATTTGGCGAAGAAACTTTATAATTACGAAACCATTAAATTTGAAAGCGTAGTAAAAAAAGGTGAGGATTTTTCTAGTGTTGATCTGCAAAGTGCTTCAAAATACGCTAGCGAAGATGCGTGGATAACACTTAAATTTTATAAAACTTTTACAAATAAATTAGAAGAAAGTATGTTAAATATAGCAAAAAACGTTGAGTTTCCTTTTATATTGACACTTTTTGATATGGAAAGCAACGGCATAAGGTTAAATTTAGAAAAATTAAGAGCGCTTATATCGCGAAACGACTCTGCTTTGCGAGTTTTGACAACAGAAATTTATGAGCTTTGCGAACAGAGATTTAATATAAACTCAAGTAAGCAGTTAGGTTCTGTTTTGTTTGATTATTTAAAACTTCCTGCGAAAAAAAAGACAAAAACAGGTTATAGTACTGATGAAAGCGTACTTAGCGATCTTTTAGATCTGCATCCATCTATAGAAAAAATACTAGAATATAGAGAGTTATACAAACTTCAAAGTACATATTGCGAACCACTTTTAAATTTGGCTATAAAAGATGAAAATCATAGAGTTTATACAAATTTTATCCAAACTGGAACGGCTACAGGAAGACTCTCAAGCAAAAATCCAAATTTACAAAATATACCTGCTCGCGGAAATCTAGCAAAAGATATGAGAGCTGTTTTTGAGCCAAAAGACGGCTATAGTTTGATATCGCTTGATTACTCTCAGATAGAGCTTAGACTTTTAGCGCATTTTAGTTGTGATCCTGCGCTCATAGAAGCTTTTAAAAACGGCGAAGACATACATGCAAGAACTGCTATAAGCATATTTGGAGAAAGTAATGCACAAAATAGAGCCATAGCAAAATCCATAAATTTCGGATTGATTTACGGAATGGGATCAAATAAATTAAGTAATGAGCTTAGCATTGATAAAAAGAGTGCGAAAGAGTATATTGATCGCTATTTCAAGGCATTTTCAACTATAAAAGAGTTTTTAGATAGTATAAAAAACAGAGCTAAAAACGACGGCTTTGTAGAAACATTGATTGGGCGAAAGAGGTACTTTGACTTTGGTGGTGCTACTCCTATGCAACTAGCGATGTTTGAAAGGGAAGCCGTAAATACTAAATTTCAAGGCAGTGCAGCCGATATAATAAAAATTGCTATGATAAAAGCAAGAGATCTCTTAAATGATGATGCAAAAATGCTTTTACAGATCCACGATGAGCTTATATTCGAGGTGCGAGATGAGATGGCGCCTAGTTTTGCTAAAAACGTGCAAGAGCTTATGCAAACAGTAGTTACTCTCAATGTGCCTTTGGTTGCAAATTGGGGTATGGCGAAAAATTGGGGCGACTTAAAGTAA
- the motA gene encoding flagellar motor protein (Pfam match to PF01618.12 MotA_ExbB), with product MDLSTIFGMVLAITSISVGDILEGGNPLHVLHISSVLIVIPTAMFSAVTATNKKYVKAAFKELKVAFKGSGVDMSKRIAEMVEYSTLARKNGILSLEQKAASIDDEFLKTGLSMLVDGQPIDEVKENLELAIEITEEYYHECAHFWIKTGESCPTFGLVGAVMGLMLALQLLDDPAAMAAGIAGAFTATVTGIMGSYAFFGPWGQKILGNAKDIIKEKTMIIEALVGIAEGANPRSLESKLFNFLDKNEPRVSQFN from the coding sequence ATGGATTTATCAACGATATTTGGTATGGTGCTAGCTATAACTAGTATATCTGTGGGTGATATTTTAGAAGGTGGTAATCCGCTTCATGTATTGCATATTAGCTCAGTTTTGATAGTTATCCCTACAGCGATGTTTTCAGCTGTTACAGCTACAAATAAAAAATACGTTAAAGCTGCATTTAAAGAGCTTAAAGTGGCATTTAAAGGTTCTGGTGTGGATATGTCAAAGCGTATAGCTGAGATGGTAGAGTATAGCACTTTGGCTCGTAAAAATGGTATTTTATCTCTTGAGCAAAAAGCAGCTTCTATAGACGATGAGTTTTTAAAAACAGGACTTAGTATGTTAGTTGATGGGCAACCTATAGATGAGGTTAAAGAAAATCTTGAACTTGCTATAGAGATTACTGAAGAGTATTATCATGAATGTGCGCATTTTTGGATAAAAACTGGTGAGAGTTGTCCTACGTTTGGTCTAGTTGGAGCGGTTATGGGTCTTATGCTTGCTCTTCAGCTACTAGATGATCCAGCGGCTATGGCAGCAGGTATAGCAGGAGCATTTACCGCAACTGTTACTGGTATTATGGGTTCTTACGCATTTTTTGGACCATGGGGTCAAAAAATACTTGGAAACGCAAAAGATATAATTAAAGAAAAAACTATGATAATAGAAGCCCTAGTCGGTATAGCTGAGGGCGCAAATCCTAGAAGTTTAGAGTCAAAACTATTTAACTTTTTAGATAAAAATGAACCTAGAGTGTCTCAATTTAACTAA